From a single Streptomyces aurantiacus genomic region:
- a CDS encoding fic family toxin-antitoxin system, toxin component — MPPVVVIDERWLLDIAQNLVPGDPDVTDYGALAAAVARHRHEVMGTLVYPAAHHRAAAILHALARLPALEHSNELFAAQAAYAYLHASGIQVKVGSQEAITLVVEVVEGRCDVRQVAEALKSWG; from the coding sequence GCTGCTGGATATCGCGCAGAACCTCGTGCCCGGCGACCCCGATGTGACCGACTACGGGGCGCTGGCCGCCGCCGTCGCCCGCCACCGGCACGAGGTCATGGGAACCCTGGTCTACCCAGCCGCACACCACCGAGCTGCTGCGATCCTGCACGCTCTCGCACGGCTTCCTGCCCTTGAGCACTCGAACGAACTCTTCGCGGCTCAGGCCGCCTACGCCTATCTCCACGCCAGCGGCATCCAGGTCAAGGTCGGCAGCCAGGAGGCGATCACGCTGGTCGTCGAGGTCGTCGAGGGCCGCTGCGACGTCCGCCAGGTCGCGGAAGCGCTGAAGAGCTGGGGCTGA
- a CDS encoding MarR family winged helix-turn-helix transcriptional regulator, with product MTEWLNDKQQRTWREFLQVKSRLDVELNRQLQECNDLSQSDYAVLVELIEAPEERLRPFELGAVLAWEQSRLSHHLSRMVKRGLVVREECRSDRRGAYVVLTPAGKQAIITAAHPHVARVRELLFDGLTDREAQSFASLMSKMLARLDDLQAGQQT from the coding sequence ATGACCGAGTGGCTCAACGACAAGCAGCAGCGCACCTGGCGCGAGTTCCTGCAGGTGAAGAGCCGGCTGGACGTCGAGCTCAACCGGCAACTGCAGGAGTGCAACGACCTGTCGCAGTCCGACTACGCCGTCCTGGTCGAGCTGATCGAGGCTCCTGAGGAGCGCCTGCGTCCCTTCGAACTCGGCGCGGTGCTGGCCTGGGAGCAGAGCCGGCTGTCGCACCACCTGTCGCGGATGGTCAAGCGGGGTCTCGTCGTTCGAGAGGAGTGCAGGTCGGACCGACGTGGCGCCTATGTCGTCCTGACGCCCGCCGGTAAGCAGGCCATCATCACCGCTGCTCACCCTCACGTGGCCAGGGTGCGGGAGTTGCTCTTCGACGGGCTCACGGATCGTGAGGCGCAGAGCTTCGCGTCCTTGATGAGCAAGATGCTCGCGCGGCTCGACGACCTGCAGGCTGGTCAGCAGACCTAG
- a CDS encoding RNA polymerase sigma factor, whose amino-acid sequence MARGRGARRPGEDDQPALVDPAEVRRVRAVLALGGVPWDALDDGVQRVRLKLLEEQADPTRPKVRDPLAWLTVVASRVASDWHRSQSRDAGLRRRLAERWSQPPVEHSEEQRLLALAVADELESMLPAHRQVLVLRYYADLPIREIAQLLDVPEGTVKSRLHAAQAAMRARLRQVEAI is encoded by the coding sequence ATGGCCAGAGGGCGTGGCGCACGACGGCCCGGTGAGGACGATCAGCCGGCCTTGGTCGATCCGGCCGAGGTCAGGCGCGTGCGCGCGGTGCTGGCGCTGGGCGGCGTGCCATGGGATGCGCTGGACGACGGTGTGCAGCGCGTCAGGCTCAAGCTGCTTGAGGAACAGGCCGACCCGACGCGACCGAAGGTGCGCGATCCCCTGGCCTGGCTCACTGTTGTCGCCTCCCGTGTAGCCAGTGACTGGCATCGCTCACAGAGCAGAGACGCCGGGCTGCGTCGGCGCCTGGCCGAGCGCTGGTCCCAGCCGCCTGTGGAGCATTCCGAGGAACAGCGCCTGCTCGCCCTGGCGGTGGCGGACGAACTGGAATCGATGCTCCCGGCCCACCGGCAGGTCCTGGTGCTGCGCTACTACGCGGATCTGCCCATCCGTGAGATCGCGCAACTCCTGGACGTCCCTGAAGGAACCGTCAAGAGCCGCTTGCACGCGGCTCAGGCCGCAATGCGGGCGCGGCTGCGCCAGGTGGAGGCGATCTGA
- a CDS encoding DUF6192 family protein, whose translation MVLAVGRRGQEFTEDERETVRRQIGRVRAAADWLEGALDNGEFTLDEQLLKGEE comes from the coding sequence TTGGTTCTCGCAGTAGGCCGGCGCGGGCAGGAGTTCACCGAGGACGAGCGCGAGACCGTCCGCCGGCAGATCGGCCGGGTCCGCGCCGCGGCGGACTGGCTCGAAGGAGCCCTCGACAACGGCGAGTTCACCCTGGACGAGCAGCTGCTCAAGGGCGAGGAGTAG
- a CDS encoding SMP-30/gluconolactonase/LRE family protein produces the protein MTGPTTLMHNIRLFTTTGALALVTLLATVPASAANASQAPPSTITYTVPGDRLFLEGVDTIGNTFYTTSLGNGAVFRGQLGDTDSAEVFLPAGADGRTSANGIKATDKLLIVAGGTTGKLFIYDRQSAKLLAIHTVSGSGDTFVNDVTLTPKGDLYVTDSSRDVVYRVNKTDITRNSTLRVFSSFAGVDPKGAFNANGVIAVSQRYLVVVQTDTGKLYRVATKDGSISRINTGGATVTGGDGLEVKGRTLYVVRNAAAVITKLKLAGNLVSGQVVSERTDPSFRFPTTASLHDGRLLIVNGQLDKLGGGSLEPFTLTDLKIA, from the coding sequence GTGACCGGCCCCACCACCCTCATGCACAACATCCGCTTGTTCACCACGACGGGCGCTCTTGCACTTGTCACTCTGCTCGCGACCGTGCCCGCCAGCGCCGCCAACGCCAGCCAGGCCCCGCCCAGCACGATCACCTACACCGTGCCCGGCGACCGACTCTTCCTCGAGGGCGTCGACACCATAGGCAACACCTTCTACACCACGTCCCTCGGCAACGGCGCTGTGTTCCGAGGGCAGCTGGGCGACACCGACTCCGCCGAAGTCTTCCTGCCCGCTGGCGCAGACGGCCGCACGAGCGCCAACGGCATCAAGGCGACCGACAAGCTGCTCATCGTGGCCGGCGGAACCACCGGCAAGCTCTTCATTTACGACCGCCAGAGCGCCAAGCTCTTGGCGATCCACACCGTCTCGGGCTCTGGCGACACCTTCGTCAACGACGTCACCCTGACGCCGAAGGGCGACCTGTACGTCACCGACTCCAGCCGCGACGTCGTCTACCGGGTCAACAAGACCGACATCACCCGGAACTCCACCCTGCGGGTGTTCTCATCCTTTGCCGGCGTCGACCCCAAGGGCGCGTTCAACGCCAACGGCGTCATCGCGGTGAGCCAGCGGTACCTCGTCGTCGTCCAGACCGACACGGGCAAGCTGTACCGCGTCGCCACCAAGGACGGCTCCATCAGCCGTATCAACACCGGCGGCGCGACCGTCACCGGCGGCGACGGCCTCGAGGTGAAGGGCCGCACCCTCTACGTGGTGCGCAACGCCGCGGCCGTCATCACGAAGCTCAAGCTGGCAGGCAACCTGGTCAGCGGCCAGGTCGTCAGCGAAAGGACGGACCCGTCGTTCCGCTTCCCCACGACCGCCTCGCTGCACGACGGCCGGCTGCTAATCGTCAACGGCCAGCTCGACAAGCTGGGTGGCGGCTCGCTCGAGCCCTTCACGCTCACGGACCTGAAGATCGCGTAA